A section of the Tenrec ecaudatus isolate mTenEca1 chromosome 10, mTenEca1.hap1, whole genome shotgun sequence genome encodes:
- the SLC25A39 gene encoding mitochondrial glutathione transporter SLC25A39 isoform X2 encodes MADQDPGGISPLQQMVASGAGAVVTSLFMTPLDVVKVRLQSQRPSVATELKPPSRLWSVSYTKWKCLLHCNGVLEPLYLCPHSARCTTWFHDPTRFTGTTDAFVKIVRHEGARTLWSGLPATLVMTVPATAIYFTSYDQLKTFLCDRALTSDLYAPMVAGTLARLGTVTVVSPLELVRTKLQAQHVSYRELGASVQAAVARGGWRSLWLGWGPTALRDVPFSALYWFNYELVKSWLSGPRPKDQTSVGISFVAGGISGTVAAILTLPFDVVKTQRQVALGTVEALRVRPPRVDSTWVLLRRIQAESGTKGLFAGFLPRIIKAAPSCAIMISTYEFGKSFFQKLNQQRLPGP; translated from the exons ATGGCTGACCAGGACCCGGGGGGCATTAGCCCCCTCCAACAAATGGTGGCCTCGGGCGCTGGAGCAGTGGTCACCTCTCTCTTCA TGACGCCCCTGGACGTGGTGAAGGTGCGTCTGCAGTCCCAGCGCCCCTCGGTGGCCACCG AACTGAAGCCGCCCTCTAGACTCTGGAGCGTCTCCTACACCAAAT GGAAGTGCCTCCTGCACTGCAAcggtgtcctggagcccctctacCTGTGCCCACACAGCGCGCGCTGCACCACCTGGTTTCATGACCCCACCCGGTTCACCGGCACCACG GATGCCTTTGTGAAGATTGTGCGGCACGAGGGCGCCAGGACCCTGTGGAGTGGCCTCCCAGCCACCCT GGTGATGACTgtgcctgccactgccatctactTCACCTCGTATGACCAACTCAAGACCTTCCTGTGTGACCGAGCCTTGACCTCTGACCTCTATGCCCCCATGGTGGCTGGCACTCTGGCCCGCTTGGGCACTGTGACTGTGGTCAGCCCCTTGGAGCTGGTGAGGACAAAGTTACAGGCTCAGCACGTGTCCTATCGGGAGCTGGGCGCCTCTGTGCAGGCTGCAGTGGCTAGGGGCGGCTGGCGTTCCCTGTGGCTGGGCTGGGGGCCCACTGCCCTGCGGGATGTGCCCTTCTCAG CCCTGTATTGGTTCAACTACGAGCTGGTGAAGAGCTGGCTGAGTGGGCCCAGGCCAAAGGACCAGACATCCGTGGGCATCAGCTTTGTGGCTGGCGGAATCTCAGGGACG GTGGCAGCCATCCTGACTCTGCCGTTTGATGTGGTGAAGACTCAGCGCCAAGTCGCGCTGGGCACAGTGGAGGCTCTGAGAG TGAGGCCACCACGGGTTGACTCCACCTGGGTGCTGCTGCGGAGGATCCAGGCCGAGTCGGGCACCAAAGGGCTCTTTGCAG GCTTCCTGCCCCGGATCATCAAGGCCGCCCCTTCCTGTGCCATTATGATCAGCACTTACGAGTTCGGCAAAAGCTTCTTCCAGAAGCTCAATCAGCAGCGGCTGCCAGGCCCTTGA
- the SLC25A39 gene encoding mitochondrial glutathione transporter SLC25A39 isoform X1, with protein sequence MADQDPGGISPLQQMVASGAGAVVTSLFMTPLDVVKVRLQSQRPSVATELKPPSRLWSVSYTKLPSSLQPTGKCLLHCNGVLEPLYLCPHSARCTTWFHDPTRFTGTTDAFVKIVRHEGARTLWSGLPATLVMTVPATAIYFTSYDQLKTFLCDRALTSDLYAPMVAGTLARLGTVTVVSPLELVRTKLQAQHVSYRELGASVQAAVARGGWRSLWLGWGPTALRDVPFSALYWFNYELVKSWLSGPRPKDQTSVGISFVAGGISGTVAAILTLPFDVVKTQRQVALGTVEALRVRPPRVDSTWVLLRRIQAESGTKGLFAGFLPRIIKAAPSCAIMISTYEFGKSFFQKLNQQRLPGP encoded by the exons ATGGCTGACCAGGACCCGGGGGGCATTAGCCCCCTCCAACAAATGGTGGCCTCGGGCGCTGGAGCAGTGGTCACCTCTCTCTTCA TGACGCCCCTGGACGTGGTGAAGGTGCGTCTGCAGTCCCAGCGCCCCTCGGTGGCCACCG AACTGAAGCCGCCCTCTAGACTCTGGAGCGTCTCCTACACCAAAT tGCCCTCCTCTCTCCAACCCACAGGGAAGTGCCTCCTGCACTGCAAcggtgtcctggagcccctctacCTGTGCCCACACAGCGCGCGCTGCACCACCTGGTTTCATGACCCCACCCGGTTCACCGGCACCACG GATGCCTTTGTGAAGATTGTGCGGCACGAGGGCGCCAGGACCCTGTGGAGTGGCCTCCCAGCCACCCT GGTGATGACTgtgcctgccactgccatctactTCACCTCGTATGACCAACTCAAGACCTTCCTGTGTGACCGAGCCTTGACCTCTGACCTCTATGCCCCCATGGTGGCTGGCACTCTGGCCCGCTTGGGCACTGTGACTGTGGTCAGCCCCTTGGAGCTGGTGAGGACAAAGTTACAGGCTCAGCACGTGTCCTATCGGGAGCTGGGCGCCTCTGTGCAGGCTGCAGTGGCTAGGGGCGGCTGGCGTTCCCTGTGGCTGGGCTGGGGGCCCACTGCCCTGCGGGATGTGCCCTTCTCAG CCCTGTATTGGTTCAACTACGAGCTGGTGAAGAGCTGGCTGAGTGGGCCCAGGCCAAAGGACCAGACATCCGTGGGCATCAGCTTTGTGGCTGGCGGAATCTCAGGGACG GTGGCAGCCATCCTGACTCTGCCGTTTGATGTGGTGAAGACTCAGCGCCAAGTCGCGCTGGGCACAGTGGAGGCTCTGAGAG TGAGGCCACCACGGGTTGACTCCACCTGGGTGCTGCTGCGGAGGATCCAGGCCGAGTCGGGCACCAAAGGGCTCTTTGCAG GCTTCCTGCCCCGGATCATCAAGGCCGCCCCTTCCTGTGCCATTATGATCAGCACTTACGAGTTCGGCAAAAGCTTCTTCCAGAAGCTCAATCAGCAGCGGCTGCCAGGCCCTTGA